The genomic segment GTTCGGACCGCCGGCCGAACCGGTGCGTCGTGGCCCGGTCCAACTTCGCCTTCAAGGCCGCGACCTCGGCACGCAGGTCGTCGATGGTCCGTTGGAACTGCTCGGCCTGGCGTTGGAGCTGCGTGCGGAGGTCGGCGTTTTCGGCCTGGAGGGCACGCACCATCCCTTGGAGGGTCAGCACGTCGGTCGGCAGCGGGGCGTCGGAGTCCATGCCGAAAGATGGGTCAGGACGTGCGGGTGCGCAAGTCGGATTCGGACGCTTTCGGGCGACAATAACGGGTGAAACGTTTGGCCGACGAGTAGTCGATGCCGTCGAGGATCATGGCGAACTCGGTGGCGGTGAGTTCGAGTTTGCGGTCGGTCGGGGTGGGGAAGTGGTACCGCCCGCGCTCGAGTCGCTGGCACCACAAGCAGAGCCCGTGGCGGGTCCAGTACAGGGCCTTGAGCCGGTTGGCCGAGCGATTGGTGAAAATGAACAGATGCCCGCTCAAGGGATCGGCCTGAAGCGTGGATTGGACGTGGCGGTACAGGCCGTCGAACCCGAGGCGCAGATCGACGGCCCCGCCGTACCAGAGCTGGGTGGTGGGTGGAATGCTCAGCACGGGCGCCCCTCCACCGCATGCACGAGGGCGGCGATGACCTCCGGTCGGGCATCGACCGGGAACCGCAGGACGGTTCCCGACGGGAACACCACCTCGATCGGCGGTCCGGCGGGCGACGGGGTCAGGCGGATGGGGACGAGCGTCGGAGTGACCGGTACGGGTGATGGGGCGTGGTCCGCGAGGGTTCGCCGCCACACATAAAAGGACGGCGGTGAGACGCCCTCGGCGGCACAGAACTGAGCGATCGTCTGCCCCGACCGGCGGAACCGTTCGAGTCGTTCGGCCCACCGGCGACGGGTGGCGGCCGGGTCACGGCGAGAGGCAGCAGGGACAGCAGGCACAGCGGCATCCTCCAGGGAAAACGGATGCCATCGAACTTACCTTACCTGTCAATGACGCCGTTCGCCGGTCGTGTACGAAGCACACGCCGAAAGTCTGGGAACTCAAAAACGCAATGATGGCCGCTGCGACACCGGAAGTTATGGCAGAGCTAACGAACCGCTTGATTGACTTGTGCCGAAGCGACGAACCTAAGACGGCGCTTGCCGCACTCGAAATGTTTCTGAACCGCATCCTGGGCAAGCCGAAAGAGACAATCGAAATGGACGTGAACACGAACAGCCCGGCCGCTCTCACGCTCGATGCCGACGACTTGCAAGCCCTCGAACGGATGCGCCGGAAACTGTCCAGCGAACCGGAAGTGATCGTTACCCCGCTGCCTGATGGTGACGAATGAGCGAAGCCGCAACCGTAACCGTTCCCGGCGTGCTGTACCTTCGTGGAGGCGACGGAACCCTGATGCGGGTGAATGTGGTGGTGAACGACTGGCGACGAACCAACGGCCCGCCACAGGCACCAGAAAGCCAATGGTTCGGCGGATACTTCACGAGCGAACCGGAACTCATCCGCACGGCCACCGAAGCGGAACCCGAACTAGACTAACTGAGTTCAAATCAATTCGGAAACAATCTCTCCGAACGCCACGAATCGCAGTGAAATAAGCTAGTATGCAGAGTTTGAGGCGCTCAAAAGAGCCCCGCTTTGGACACAATCGGGACACAATTCACCAAAGAGTGCAAGGCTGTTCACTATCGAACCGGTGTGAAGCTGGCCCCGATCCGAGCGGGGGAGAGGGGGTAGGGGTGGCGGAAAAGCGAACTGAGGCGGGCCGGGGGAACCCCTCTCAACCCCCAGGGCAATTTTTCAAAACGGGGTGCTTCACAGGCGCTTCACGCATGTTGTACAATGCGTCCTCAGCCACGAGGG from the Frigoriglobus tundricola genome contains:
- the tnpB gene encoding IS66 family insertion sequence element accessory protein TnpB (TnpB, as the term is used for proteins encoded by IS66 family insertion elements, is considered an accessory protein, since TnpC, encoded by a neighboring gene, is a DDE family transposase.), producing the protein MLSIPPTTQLWYGGAVDLRLGFDGLYRHVQSTLQADPLSGHLFIFTNRSANRLKALYWTRHGLCLWCQRLERGRYHFPTPTDRKLELTATEFAMILDGIDYSSAKRFTRYCRPKASESDLRTRTS
- the tnpA gene encoding IS66 family insertion sequence element accessory protein TnpA, giving the protein MPAVPAASRRDPAATRRRWAERLERFRRSGQTIAQFCAAEGVSPPSFYVWRRTLADHAPSPVPVTPTLVPIRLTPSPAGPPIEVVFPSGTVLRFPVDARPEVIAALVHAVEGRPC